A single genomic interval of Mycolicibacterium sp. MU0053 harbors:
- the eccB gene encoding type VII secretion protein EccB: protein MSGTYRRPGRDDDEVENTDDRRSFVSRTPENKNPEGVSYRRGFVTKHQVTGWRFVVRRLASGVALHDTRMLVDPLRTQTRGVLVGVLAVVTGLLGCVVFSWIRPGGDVGNSVVLTDRDSSAMYVRVNEKLHPVLNLTSARLIAGEAAKPAGVRSAQLDKLPRGNLVGIPGAPERMVQNTARDADWTVCDGVGQTNPGVTVIAGAPAAGSERAAELNDDQAILVDSGAGIWLLWDGKRSPIDLADRGVTAALGFETNMPAPRPISPGFFNAIPESAPLRAPDVPEAGAAPRFELSVPAPVGAVVVAYSTDNTLLHYAVLPDGLQPVSQVYATLLRNANSYGLEQPLRLDADEIAKLPVSNLLDTASFPAQRRTIVDSDSAPISCVRWTKALDASTSSLSLLSGAALPIADGVGTLDLLPGRSGITASRVALPVGTGYFTQTVGQEPTSPIAGSLFWVADTGVRFGIEGADQDELAKTVEALGLTPPATAIPWSVLSLFAPGPALSKADALTAYTSTGGMENR from the coding sequence ATGAGCGGCACCTATCGACGACCCGGTCGCGACGACGACGAGGTCGAGAACACCGACGACCGGCGCTCGTTCGTCTCACGCACTCCGGAAAACAAGAACCCGGAGGGGGTGAGCTACCGCCGCGGTTTCGTCACCAAGCATCAGGTCACCGGGTGGCGTTTCGTGGTGCGTCGGCTCGCGTCCGGGGTGGCGTTGCACGACACCCGGATGCTGGTCGATCCGTTGCGCACCCAGACCCGCGGCGTACTGGTCGGTGTTCTGGCCGTGGTCACGGGACTGCTTGGCTGCGTGGTCTTCTCGTGGATCCGGCCCGGCGGCGACGTCGGCAACAGCGTGGTTCTCACCGACCGGGACAGTTCGGCGATGTACGTCCGGGTCAACGAGAAGCTGCATCCGGTGCTCAACCTCACCTCGGCGCGGTTGATCGCCGGCGAGGCCGCCAAACCGGCCGGTGTGCGCAGCGCGCAACTGGACAAGTTGCCGCGCGGCAACCTGGTCGGCATCCCCGGCGCGCCCGAGCGGATGGTGCAGAACACCGCGCGCGACGCGGACTGGACGGTTTGCGACGGTGTGGGCCAAACCAACCCCGGCGTCACCGTCATCGCCGGTGCACCGGCCGCGGGCAGCGAGCGCGCCGCCGAACTGAACGACGATCAGGCGATCCTGGTCGACAGCGGTGCGGGCATCTGGCTGCTGTGGGACGGGAAGCGCAGCCCCATCGACCTGGCCGACCGCGGCGTGACCGCAGCGCTCGGATTCGAAACGAATATGCCTGCGCCGCGGCCCATTTCACCCGGCTTCTTCAACGCGATCCCGGAGAGCGCGCCGCTGCGGGCCCCGGACGTTCCGGAGGCCGGCGCCGCGCCGCGGTTCGAGCTGTCGGTTCCGGCCCCGGTGGGCGCCGTGGTGGTGGCCTACAGCACCGACAACACCCTGCTGCACTACGCGGTGCTGCCCGATGGCCTGCAGCCGGTGTCGCAGGTGTACGCGACCCTGCTGCGCAACGCCAATTCCTATGGCCTGGAACAGCCCCTGCGGCTGGACGCCGACGAGATCGCGAAGCTGCCGGTGTCGAACCTGCTGGACACCGCGAGCTTCCCGGCGCAGCGCCGCACGATCGTCGACTCGGACTCGGCCCCGATCAGCTGCGTGCGGTGGACCAAGGCGCTGGATGCCAGCACCAGTTCGCTGAGTCTGCTCTCCGGGGCGGCGCTGCCCATCGCCGACGGCGTCGGCACGCTGGATCTGCTGCCCGGTCGCTCCGGTATCACCGCCTCTCGGGTGGCGCTGCCGGTCGGCACCGGCTACTTCACCCAGACCGTGGGCCAGGAGCCGACCTCGCCGATCGCCGGTTCGTTGTTCTGGGTCGCCGACACCGGAGTACGGTTCGGCATCGAGGGTGCCGATCAGGACGAACTTGCCAAAACCGTTGAGGCGCTGGGGTTGACCCCGCCCGCAACGGCCATCCCGTGGTCGGTGCTGTCGCTGTTCGCCCCGGGTCCCGCACTGTCGAAGGCCGATGCGTTGACCGCATACACCAGCACGGGCGGGATGGAGAACCGATGA
- the eccA gene encoding type VII secretion AAA-ATPase EccA: MGTADNGSDLLTVHSAARVDDDVVSRFATCCKALGLVVYERQRPADLAAARSGFAALTRIAHEQCDAWTGLAAAGDTSPRVLENIAATLNTAGILQRKIELAPRTLGFTYDTGLYLQLRAAEPDDFRLAYAAALATAGRFAEADKIAAEIAARRPGWHDARWVQAALQFRAARWSDVVKLLTPIVNDKTLDETFAHAVKVALGTALARLGMFAPALSYLEDPAGPIEVAVLDGSLAKALALRAHGLEEDAAEVLQDLYAANPENEQVEEALSDPSFGIVTTTAARIEARTDPWDAETEPTDADFVDPGAHERKAALLAEAEEQLGEFIGLDEVKDQVARLKSSVAMALLRQERGLAVAQRSHHLVFAGPPGTGKTTIARVVAKIYCGLGLLKKENVREVHRADMIGQHIGETEAKTNALIDSALDGVLFLDEAYALVATGAKNDFGLVAIDTLLARMENDRDRLVVIIAGYRADLDRFLDTNEGLRSRFTRSIDFPSYTPSELVEIAGAMARQRDSVFEQAALDDLQVLCNHLATTTMPDANGVDRRSLDIAGNGRFVRNVVERSEEEREFRLDHLDASASGAPHEFTDEELMTITAGDVSNAVAPLLRGLGLTVPA, translated from the coding sequence ATGGGAACCGCAGATAACGGGAGCGACCTCCTCACGGTGCACAGCGCCGCCCGCGTCGACGACGACGTCGTCAGCCGCTTCGCGACGTGCTGTAAGGCGCTCGGTCTGGTGGTGTACGAGCGCCAACGACCGGCGGATCTCGCCGCGGCCCGCTCGGGGTTCGCCGCCCTGACGCGCATCGCCCACGAGCAGTGCGACGCGTGGACCGGTCTCGCCGCCGCCGGCGACACCTCGCCGCGGGTGTTGGAGAACATCGCGGCGACGCTGAACACCGCGGGGATCCTGCAGCGCAAGATCGAACTGGCCCCCAGGACCCTTGGGTTCACCTACGACACCGGGCTCTACCTGCAGTTGCGGGCCGCCGAACCGGACGATTTCCGGCTCGCCTACGCCGCGGCCCTGGCCACCGCCGGCCGCTTCGCCGAGGCCGACAAGATTGCCGCCGAGATCGCCGCGCGTCGCCCGGGCTGGCACGACGCCCGCTGGGTGCAGGCCGCGCTGCAGTTCCGCGCCGCGCGCTGGTCCGACGTCGTCAAGCTGCTGACGCCGATCGTCAACGACAAGACCCTCGACGAGACCTTCGCGCACGCCGTCAAGGTCGCGCTCGGCACCGCGCTGGCCCGGTTGGGCATGTTCGCGCCCGCGCTGTCTTATCTCGAGGACCCCGCCGGCCCGATCGAGGTCGCCGTGCTGGACGGGTCGCTGGCCAAGGCGCTGGCCCTGCGCGCACACGGCCTGGAAGAGGACGCCGCCGAGGTGCTGCAGGACCTCTATGCCGCCAACCCCGAGAACGAGCAAGTCGAAGAGGCGTTGTCGGACCCGTCGTTCGGCATCGTCACCACCACCGCGGCCCGGATCGAGGCGCGCACCGACCCGTGGGATGCCGAAACCGAGCCCACCGACGCGGATTTCGTCGACCCCGGCGCGCATGAACGCAAGGCCGCGCTGCTGGCCGAGGCCGAGGAGCAACTCGGCGAGTTCATCGGCCTCGACGAGGTCAAGGATCAGGTCGCGCGCCTGAAGAGTTCGGTCGCGATGGCCCTGCTGCGCCAGGAACGTGGGCTGGCCGTGGCGCAACGCTCCCACCACCTGGTGTTCGCCGGGCCGCCCGGAACCGGTAAGACGACCATCGCCCGCGTCGTCGCCAAGATCTACTGCGGCCTGGGGCTGCTGAAGAAGGAAAACGTCCGCGAGGTGCACCGCGCCGACATGATCGGTCAGCACATCGGTGAGACCGAGGCCAAGACCAACGCCCTGATCGACAGCGCGCTCGACGGCGTGCTGTTCCTCGACGAGGCCTACGCCCTGGTGGCCACCGGCGCCAAGAACGATTTCGGCCTGGTCGCGATCGACACGCTGCTGGCGCGCATGGAGAACGACCGCGACCGACTCGTGGTGATCATCGCCGGCTACCGCGCCGACCTGGATCGGTTCCTGGACACCAACGAGGGGCTGCGGTCCCGGTTCACCCGCAGCATCGACTTCCCGTCCTACACGCCGAGCGAGTTGGTGGAGATCGCCGGCGCGATGGCCCGGCAGCGCGACAGCGTCTTCGAGCAGGCCGCCCTCGATGACCTGCAGGTGCTGTGCAACCACCTGGCGACGACGACGATGCCCGATGCCAACGGCGTCGACCGCCGCAGCCTCGACATCGCCGGCAACGGCCGCTTCGTCCGCAACGTGGTCGAGCGTTCCGAGGAAGAGCGAGAGTTCCGGCTCGACCACCTGGACGCCTCGGCGAGCGGCGCACCGCATGAATTCACCGATGAGGAGCTGATGACTATCACCGCCGGCGATGTCAGCAACGCGGTTGCGCCGTTGCTGCGCGGACTCGGTCTGACGGTGCCCGCATGA
- a CDS encoding oxygenase MpaB family protein encodes MTISEVRPAPVRRGPALRPGASIDDGLMGVALLAGPANVIMQLARPGVGYGVLESRVESGRVDRHPIKRARTTFTYLAVATQGSDEQKAAFRRAVNRAHAQVYSNEESKSPVKYNAFDKDLQLWVGACLYKGGVDVYRTFIGEMDEDTADRHYADGMPLATTLQVPEEMWPADRAAFEQYWQESLSQVHIDDAVREYLYPIAANRLRGLALPGFLQQRHEDFWLLITTGFLPQRFRDEMRLPWDPQRQRRFDRLMGVLRTVNNVLPRFLRQFPFNVLLKDLDRRVRTGRPLV; translated from the coding sequence ATGACGATCAGTGAAGTACGCCCCGCACCGGTGCGTCGCGGACCCGCGCTGCGGCCCGGAGCCAGCATCGACGACGGGCTGATGGGCGTCGCGCTGCTGGCCGGGCCCGCGAATGTGATCATGCAACTGGCTCGGCCCGGGGTCGGTTACGGGGTGCTCGAGAGCCGGGTCGAGAGCGGCCGGGTGGATCGCCACCCGATCAAGCGGGCCCGCACCACCTTCACCTATCTGGCGGTGGCCACCCAGGGCTCGGACGAGCAGAAGGCCGCGTTCCGGCGGGCGGTCAACCGCGCGCATGCGCAGGTGTACTCGAACGAGGAGAGCAAGAGTCCCGTCAAGTACAACGCCTTCGACAAGGATCTGCAGCTGTGGGTCGGGGCCTGCCTGTACAAGGGTGGCGTCGACGTCTACCGCACCTTCATCGGCGAGATGGACGAGGACACCGCCGACCGGCACTACGCCGACGGCATGCCGCTGGCCACCACGCTGCAGGTGCCCGAGGAGATGTGGCCCGCCGACCGCGCCGCGTTCGAGCAGTACTGGCAGGAGTCCCTGAGCCAGGTGCACATCGACGACGCCGTCCGCGAGTACCTGTACCCCATCGCGGCCAACCGGCTGCGTGGGCTCGCGTTGCCGGGCTTTCTGCAGCAGCGTCACGAAGACTTCTGGCTGCTGATCACCACGGGCTTCCTGCCGCAGCGGTTCCGCGATGAGATGCGACTGCCGTGGGACCCGCAACGTCAGCGCCGCTTCGATCGCCTGATGGGTGTCCTTCGGACGGTCAACAACGTGCTGCCCCGCTTCCTGCGGCAGTTCCCGTTCAACGTGTTGCTCAAGGACCTGGACCGGCGCGTGCGCACCGGACGTCCGCTGGTCTGA
- a CDS encoding TetR/AcrR family transcriptional regulator — protein sequence MARPYRGVDATARLAQRRQRFIDAGLELLGGQTDPEELTVRAICAQSGLTVRYFYESFRDKDEFVEAVFDAVTAQLATTTQAAVVTAPPAEQNRAGISNLIRAITADARVGRLLFSKQLSNATLLRLRLKHQGMFVALAGRHIQDALHVGGSNRLGGTTHFVLGGLQQAISAWLAGEVKLSGDQLVDLLVDILADLNDPGLFRG from the coding sequence ATGGCCCGTCCGTACCGCGGGGTCGACGCAACCGCACGCCTGGCGCAGCGCAGACAGCGCTTCATCGATGCCGGTTTGGAGCTGCTCGGCGGCCAGACCGATCCCGAGGAACTCACCGTCCGGGCCATCTGCGCGCAATCAGGGCTGACCGTGCGCTACTTCTACGAGAGCTTCCGCGACAAGGACGAGTTCGTCGAGGCCGTCTTCGACGCCGTCACCGCGCAACTGGCGACCACCACGCAGGCCGCGGTGGTTACCGCGCCGCCGGCCGAACAGAACCGCGCGGGCATTTCCAACCTGATCCGCGCCATCACCGCCGATGCCCGGGTCGGCCGGCTGCTGTTCAGCAAGCAGTTGTCCAATGCGACCCTGCTGCGGCTGCGGCTCAAGCACCAGGGCATGTTCGTCGCGCTGGCCGGGCGGCACATCCAGGACGCCCTGCATGTCGGCGGCAGCAACCGGCTCGGCGGCACCACGCACTTCGTGCTCGGTGGGCTGCAACAGGCGATCAGCGCCTGGCTGGCCGGCGAGGTCAAGCTCAGTGGCGACCAACTCGTCGACCTGCTGGTGGACATCCTCGCCGACCTCAACGACCCCGGCCTGTTTCGGGGCTAG
- a CDS encoding VOC family protein, whose protein sequence is MIKPHNPNSEFDLGGINHVALVCADMQRTVDFYSGVLGMPLIKSLDLPAGMGQHFFFDAGGGSCVAFFWFADAPDRVPGISSPNALPGLGEIVSAVSTMNHLAFHVPQEKFDEYRQKLKDKGVRVGPVLNHDESEWQAARELHPGVYVRSFYFTDPDGITLEFACWTKEFGEADNVTVPKTAADRRVPAS, encoded by the coding sequence ATGATCAAGCCGCACAACCCCAACAGCGAGTTCGACCTGGGCGGCATCAACCACGTCGCCCTGGTCTGCGCCGATATGCAGCGCACCGTGGACTTCTACTCCGGCGTGCTGGGCATGCCGTTGATCAAATCGCTGGACCTGCCGGCCGGCATGGGACAGCACTTCTTCTTCGATGCCGGCGGGGGTTCCTGCGTGGCGTTCTTCTGGTTCGCCGACGCGCCCGACCGCGTACCGGGCATCTCGTCACCGAACGCCCTGCCCGGCCTGGGCGAGATCGTCAGCGCGGTGAGCACCATGAACCACCTGGCGTTCCACGTGCCGCAGGAGAAGTTCGACGAGTACCGGCAGAAGCTCAAGGACAAGGGCGTGCGGGTGGGGCCGGTGCTCAACCACGACGAAAGCGAGTGGCAGGCGGCCCGCGAGTTGCACCCCGGCGTGTACGTGCGGTCCTTCTACTTCACCGACCCCGACGGCATAACCCTCGAATTTGCCTGCTGGACCAAGGAATTCGGCGAGGCCGACAATGTCACGGTGCCCAAGACCGCCGCCGACCGGCGGGTGCCGGCGAGCTAG
- a CDS encoding TetR/AcrR family transcriptional regulator: MTQPTRRGRATQAAIDAAARTVIARKGILAATVADIAAEAGRSTASFYNYYDSKEAMVRAWALRFRDEANERAQAATRHGLSNSERVREATAAHWHTYRHRLAEMISVSQLAMVSEDFAQHWAQMCSIPTNYISEMVSRAQQQGYCPDDDPGLMAQAIVSMLNQFCYLQLAGNADLDRVDDQACITTLSNIFYRAIFSKEP, from the coding sequence GTGACACAACCGACCCGACGGGGCCGGGCGACGCAGGCCGCGATCGACGCGGCGGCGCGCACGGTGATCGCCCGCAAGGGCATCCTGGCCGCGACGGTCGCCGACATCGCCGCCGAGGCCGGCCGCTCGACGGCGTCGTTCTACAACTATTACGACTCCAAGGAGGCCATGGTCCGGGCCTGGGCGCTGCGGTTCCGCGACGAGGCGAACGAACGCGCCCAGGCGGCGACCCGCCACGGCCTGTCGAACTCCGAACGGGTCCGCGAGGCCACCGCGGCGCACTGGCACACCTACCGGCACCGCCTCGCCGAGATGATCAGCGTTTCGCAACTGGCGATGGTCAGCGAGGACTTCGCCCAGCACTGGGCGCAAATGTGCTCGATACCAACGAATTACATCAGCGAGATGGTCTCGCGCGCCCAGCAGCAGGGTTACTGCCCCGACGACGACCCGGGGCTGATGGCCCAGGCCATCGTCTCGATGCTCAACCAATTCTGTTACCTGCAACTGGCCGGCAACGCCGACCTCGACCGGGTCGACGACCAGGCCTGCATCACCACGCTGTCCAACATCTTCTATCGCGCGATCTTCAGCAAGGAGCCCTGA
- a CDS encoding alpha/beta hydrolase gives MSTEIVRTFLGLDSPTAGRAGAGGHPCQGLYHHAAGPPPKVAMIATHYQIDFSEHYIAEYLAARGIGFLGWNTRFRGFESSFILDHALVDIGVGVRWLREVAGAETVVLLGNSGGGSLMAAYQAAAVDGTGRTELLPADGYVASAAHPGRPEVLTAWMDGAVVDENDPVATDPDLDLFDGRHGPPFAADFVARYRRAQVARNEAITDWAEAELARVRAAGFADRPFTVCRTWADPRMVDPTIEPTNRPPNQCYAGEPVHANRSTRGIAAATTLRNWLGMWSLRHAKTRAEPHLARIESPALVINAEQDTGVFPSDAARIYTALASSDKSQVAIDTDHYFTTPGARDEQADTIAAWIRKRWA, from the coding sequence ATGAGCACCGAGATAGTCCGCACGTTCCTCGGCCTGGACTCCCCCACCGCGGGGCGTGCCGGGGCCGGCGGGCACCCGTGTCAGGGCCTCTACCACCACGCCGCAGGCCCGCCGCCGAAGGTCGCGATGATCGCCACGCACTATCAGATCGACTTCTCCGAGCACTACATCGCCGAGTATCTGGCGGCCCGCGGCATCGGGTTCCTCGGCTGGAACACCCGGTTCCGGGGCTTCGAGAGCAGCTTCATCCTCGATCACGCGCTGGTGGACATCGGCGTCGGCGTGCGCTGGCTCCGCGAGGTGGCCGGCGCGGAAACCGTGGTGCTGCTGGGCAATTCCGGCGGTGGGTCGTTGATGGCGGCCTATCAGGCCGCCGCCGTCGACGGCACCGGCCGCACCGAACTGCTGCCCGCCGACGGCTACGTCGCCAGCGCGGCCCATCCCGGCCGGCCCGAGGTGCTGACCGCCTGGATGGACGGCGCGGTCGTCGACGAGAACGACCCGGTGGCCACCGACCCCGACCTGGACCTGTTCGACGGGCGCCACGGCCCACCGTTCGCCGCGGACTTCGTGGCGCGCTACCGCCGCGCGCAGGTCGCCCGCAACGAGGCCATCACCGACTGGGCCGAGGCCGAATTGGCGCGGGTGCGCGCCGCGGGCTTCGCCGATCGCCCGTTCACGGTGTGTCGGACCTGGGCCGATCCGCGCATGGTCGATCCCACCATCGAGCCCACCAACCGTCCCCCGAATCAGTGCTACGCCGGTGAACCGGTGCACGCCAACCGCTCCACCCGCGGCATCGCGGCGGCCACCACGCTGCGCAACTGGCTCGGGATGTGGAGCTTGCGGCACGCCAAGACGCGGGCCGAACCGCACCTGGCCCGCATCGAGTCCCCGGCCCTGGTGATCAACGCCGAACAGGACACCGGCGTCTTCCCCTCCGACGCGGCCCGCATCTACACCGCACTGGCCAGCAGCGATAAGTCGCAGGTGGCCATCGACACCGATCACTACTTCACTACCCCGGGTGCCCGCGACGAACAGGCGGATACCATCGCGGCATGGATCAGGAAACGATGGGCCTGA